Within the Streptomyces sp. R41 genome, the region GCACTCACGCGCGACGAGGTCCTGGAGACCGCCGCCGGACTCGTGAAGCAGCACGGCCCGGACGCCCTGACGATGCGCAAGCTCGCCGCCGAGCTGGGCACCGCGGTGACCTCGATCTACTGGCACGTCGGCAATCGCGAGTCCCTGCTCGACGCACTCGTGGAGCGGACCGTCGCGGATCTCGGCGTGATCCGCCCCACCGGGCGCACGCCGGCGCAGCGCATCGTGTCGGTGGCCCGCGCCCTGCGCCGACAGCTGCGCGACCACCCGCACCTCGTCGCGATGGTGCACGAACGCGGCCTGACCGAGCGGATGTTCCTGCCCGCGCAGCGCGCCCTGGTGCACGAGGTGCACGCCACGGGGCTGCGGGGCGCCCGCGCGGCCGAGGTCGTACGGGCCGTGCAGTTCCTGGTCGTCGGCTTCGTCCTGGTCGAGCGCAATCGGGAGCGCGCGCCGGTGCAGCGGCCCGCCGAGGAGGAGTTGTGGGGCTCCGAGACCGCGGAGGACGATCCGGGCCTGGCCCGTGCGCTGGCCGGGCCGGTCGACCAGGAGCGGCTGTTCGTCACCTCCGTACGGGCGTTGGTGGAAGCGCTGCTCGCCCGCTGATCCGGACCTCGAAAATATTCGGTGGCAGTGCGGACCGCCGACTCCCTAGACTCCGTGATCGCGGGGGCGGCTCCGCAAGCGTGCTTCCTTCTCACTCTTTCTATGACACCCGTAGCGCGCTCACTCCCCGCCCCCGCCTCACACACACTTTCCGGGGGGAATCCGTTTGTCCGTGCTGTCGTCCGTGCTGCTCCGCCGCCTCCGTACCGTCTACGTCGACCAGGCCGGACCACGCCCGGGCGACCCGTCGACGACCGAGGGCCTGACCGCCCTGGAGGCCGAGCTGCTCGACCGGGGATTCGCCCCGACGGCACCGCTGCGCGCCGCGCTCGCCTGGCTCGGCCCCGCCGGACTCGCCGACGCCGGCGGCTCCCTGATCCGGCGGATCGACGCGGAGCTGGGCGCCGACCGCACACACATGCCGTTGTTCCGCAGCTTCCCGGCATCGGTGCCCGACGACACCTTCGAGCTCTACGTCGACCGCGTCTTCACGCTGCTGCTGCAGTGGCCGGCGCAGCCGTGCGTGCTGTGCGGCACCGTCGGCAGCGTGCACCCCGTGTCGCCGTGCGCCCACCTGGTGTGCCGCACGTGCTGGGACGGCGCCGACTATTCCGGCTGCCCGATCTGCCATCGCCGTATCGACGGCGGCGACCCGTTCCTGAAGCCGGCCGAGCCCCGCCGTCGGCTCGAAGTGCCCACCGGCCCACTGAAGTTGCTCGCCCTCGGCACCGACCGGAAGGCCGACGCCACGAAGGCGCTGCTCCGGCTGCTGGCCCGGCGTACGCCGCTGCCGCCGCAGGACCGCGCCGACGTGAAGCTGCTGCTTGCGCACGCCTCCGCCTCGCTGAGCTGGATGCCCGAGGACATCCCGGTCCGCGAGACGAAGGCGCTGGTCCTGGGCAGCCTCCTGCTGGACCGGCGTACGCGCGAGGCCGTGCGCCCGCTGCTCGCCGCACACCTGACCACCGCGACCGACGTCCTGCGTCTGCTGCAGGTCTGGTCGGGCGGCGAGGCCGATCTGATCGAACTGCGGCGCCTGCGCTCGCTTCCGCGCGCGCTGCGCCGCGAACTCCTCGCCGTGCTCGACGGGTTCGAGGCGTCGTCGCTGGTCGAGGACGTTCTGCGGCATCCGGTCGCCTGGAAGCGCGCCGCCGAGATCCTGCACCCGTACGAGCAGCACGCGCGCCGCCCGAAGGCCGCCCTCGCCTTCGCCGTACTGCGCGCCACGGACACCTCCGCCACACCGCTGGGCGAGGCCCTGCTGCGTACGGCGGCCGCGCACCCTGACGCGGTACGCGTCGACGGCACGCGCCTCAAGGCCGACACCTGGGGAGCGCGCACCGAACAGGCCCTGCGGGAAGGCGATTTCACCGCAGCGCTCGCCCTGCTGGCCCAGCGCCCGGGCGAGCTGCTGCGCAGGATGGACCACTTGCTGCGACTGCACGACCTGACGGGGCTGCCGGACGGGTTCGCCGACACCCTGCGGCGGGTCCTGCCCAAGGCCGGTCCCGGCCCGCTGCTCGCGGCGCTCGGCCGGCTGCGTGTCCGGCATCTCCCGGGCGAACGGCGGGTGTTCTTCCCGCGCGGCCAGGTGACGCACTCCTTCACCCTCGACGACACCCGGGCCCCACTGGCCGAGGCGGTCGCCGAGGGCGTGTGCGCGCTCCTGGAGGAGGAGGCCCTGCGCCGTCTGGCCGACGCCTCGCGCTTCGACCTCGCGGTCCTCGACTCGGGTCTCGCGGGCCTGGCCGTCCCCTCCGCCGAACGCGCGTCCGCGAAGGCGCTCGTCTCCGTGCCGCGCGGCAGCAGCCAGCCGCTGCCCCAGGGCGAGGTCCTTCGGCTCTTCCTGCACTGGACGCAGCCCGACAAGACGCGCGTGGACCTCGATCTGTCCGTCGCGCTGTACGACGAGGACTGGACGTTCGTGGGCGTGTGCGACTACACGAACCTCGTGTACGGGGACCGGGCCGCGGTGCACTCCGGGGACCTCACCTCGGCTCCGGCACCCGACGGCGCGACCGAGTACGCGGACCTGGACCTCGCGGCGCTCGCCGACGGCCGGGTGCGGTTCGCCGTGCCCATCGTCTTCAGCTACAACAACGTCCCCTTCGAGC harbors:
- a CDS encoding MXAN_6230/SCO0854 family RING domain-containing protein, translated to MSVLSSVLLRRLRTVYVDQAGPRPGDPSTTEGLTALEAELLDRGFAPTAPLRAALAWLGPAGLADAGGSLIRRIDAELGADRTHMPLFRSFPASVPDDTFELYVDRVFTLLLQWPAQPCVLCGTVGSVHPVSPCAHLVCRTCWDGADYSGCPICHRRIDGGDPFLKPAEPRRRLEVPTGPLKLLALGTDRKADATKALLRLLARRTPLPPQDRADVKLLLAHASASLSWMPEDIPVRETKALVLGSLLLDRRTREAVRPLLAAHLTTATDVLRLLQVWSGGEADLIELRRLRSLPRALRRELLAVLDGFEASSLVEDVLRHPVAWKRAAEILHPYEQHARRPKAALAFAVLRATDTSATPLGEALLRTAAAHPDAVRVDGTRLKADTWGARTEQALREGDFTAALALLAQRPGELLRRMDHLLRLHDLTGLPDGFADTLRRVLPKAGPGPLLAALGRLRVRHLPGERRVFFPRGQVTHSFTLDDTRAPLAEAVAEGVCALLEEEALRRLADASRFDLAVLDSGLAGLAVPSAERASAKALVSVPRGSSQPLPQGEVLRLFLHWTQPDKTRVDLDLSVALYDEDWTFVGVCDYTNLVYGDRAAVHSGDLTSAPAPDGATEYADLDLAALADGRVRFAVPIVFSYNNVPFERLLDAFAGFMALPSKDSRDASYDPRTVRQRYDLEGESRIHVPMLVDLERRTFLWTDLHLPPSEGFHSVHRHSADLGRVGKDLFQYFTSGRTTLWDLAVWHAAARTDEVAVVRRAPSTDELWHYHRREGETDLAFAARVRALEPPEWRRPSEDAKALAAETAAKKHALLALVHGGVAPEGATGSVYRLLPGPVDGCGLEPLTAGDLVAALG
- a CDS encoding TetR/AcrR family transcriptional regulator, which encodes MGRPALTRDEVLETAAGLVKQHGPDALTMRKLAAELGTAVTSIYWHVGNRESLLDALVERTVADLGVIRPTGRTPAQRIVSVARALRRQLRDHPHLVAMVHERGLTERMFLPAQRALVHEVHATGLRGARAAEVVRAVQFLVVGFVLVERNRERAPVQRPAEEELWGSETAEDDPGLARALAGPVDQERLFVTSVRALVEALLAR